A region of Hydrogenimonas cancrithermarum DNA encodes the following proteins:
- a CDS encoding tyrosine-protein phosphatase: MTNFFKKLLHKPQKKRETLYVDIHSHLIPGIDDGSKTMYESIKLIKAFKAMGYKKLITTPHTMWHRYKNSREIILEKLEYLKDALADHEIDIELEAASEYYLDEHFSALIKRKEILTFNGNCVLFEMSYTRAPNNLWDIIFELETSGYRPVLAHPERYLFMHDDFEEYEALKEHGVLFQLNINSLAGQYSKNVQKVAHKLADEGMVDFLGSDVHKLSQTETLAKMLHSDRLQRVFEKNNILNNTLL, translated from the coding sequence ATGACCAATTTTTTCAAAAAACTGTTGCACAAACCTCAAAAAAAGAGAGAGACTCTCTATGTCGACATACACTCCCATCTGATTCCCGGTATCGATGATGGATCCAAAACGATGTATGAATCGATCAAACTGATCAAAGCGTTCAAAGCGATGGGATACAAAAAACTGATCACGACTCCACATACCATGTGGCACCGCTACAAAAACAGCAGGGAGATCATTCTTGAAAAACTCGAGTATTTAAAAGATGCACTTGCCGACCATGAAATCGACATCGAACTGGAAGCCGCGTCGGAGTATTATCTGGACGAACATTTCAGTGCATTGATCAAGAGAAAAGAGATATTGACGTTCAACGGTAACTGTGTACTTTTCGAGATGTCCTATACGCGCGCTCCGAACAATTTATGGGATATCATTTTCGAACTGGAGACATCGGGGTATCGGCCCGTATTGGCCCATCCGGAAAGATATCTCTTTATGCATGACGATTTTGAAGAGTATGAAGCGCTCAAGGAGCACGGCGTTCTTTTCCAGCTCAACATCAACTCGTTGGCCGGCCAATATTCGAAAAATGTTCAAAAGGTGGCCCACAAACTGGCCGATGAAGGAATGGTCGATTTTCTGGGAAGCGATGTGCATAAACTGAGCCAGACCGAAACACTGGCGAAGATGCTTCACTCCGACAGGCTCCAGAGAGTTTTTGAAAAAAACAATATTTTGAACAATACCCTGCTATAG